TACCAGTGAAACGTGGCGACGCGAGTCTGTCGACCCTTCGCTGGCTGAGGGCTGGAGCAAGGGCGATACCGCAGCTGGGCATGGATTAACCAATATCGGATTCACCAAGGGGACGTATGGTGGGCACTTTGAGCCGCTTTACCAACTGAGAAATTGGGAACTGGCACTACCAACAAGAGATCTTGAGGGAGTGGTCAGAGAGGCGTTGCGGGAGGTTGGGCATCGGGATTTGACAGGTATGGTCGTTGATATATTTCCGTTGGTCCAAATATCGGTCGTGGTAGTGTAGAGGAGCTGTAAGGACTGTTCCATGGCAGCAAGTTCCCGTCACATCAACATTTAGGGTTGGCTGCCTTGCTGGAAATGGGGCTAGATTATGGAACTAGACTTCGACGGGCCTTTGGCTAAACTGGGGATCTTGATCGCGTGAACTCCTGACACGcgatcaagatcaagcaagATCATAAACTGAACCTACTCACCTAACCGTGCGAGTCTGGCCTACACTTATCAAGAAAAGTGGAAAAAGGAATGAAATACATAATTGTGCAAATCGTAATTAACTGAGCGCCGGTAATGCTCTGGAACAATTCAAACTATCAACTTTAGGCACAACAGAAAAAGGGGCAAGGCAGATCAAGAATGGTGCATTGATTCTCGCTCAGAGAAGTACTGTCCCTGAACTACGGGAGTAGATTAACTCCAGCGACTTGATTCAAGGTAGATTATAATCAGACTATTCTTTTATAAGATAGAAGTCAAAATTATCTAGGCATTTACGGCGCCCCAAAATCGACTAGGTAGTGAAGAGATGGTACGCAATGGTCTAAGATAAGCTGCTGGCTTTGCTGTTGTCGGGTCATATATGCCGCTTGAAGCCGTTTCCCAGAGCGAGCTGGCTAGAGAAAAATGAAATAAAAAGTCATCTGTCAGTGGTTTTTGTCAATTCATGACCGTGCTGTGAGAATAAAGATGTGCGCCTGTCATGCAAAGCTCCGTGGTTTATGGGTTTCCAGGTAGGGCAGGGAACTAGGACTCAGGACTAAGTGTACAAACCACCAACTATTTATACCAGGGCTATGCGCAGAATACTAAAATTCTTACAGTTTACCAACAGTACTTATTAGAACTTGGTGGTTTTATGTACATGATGTAGCATCCCTTCAGCCATCGACGCACGAAACTGACACTGATGCTGATGCCAATATAAACACCATTATGAAGCACAAATACAAGCGATTAAGAGGTTGATTTGTGGCACATTTCTGAAAGCCGACTAAGAGCAGAAGTGGGATGAATGAACAGAATAAGGCTGGAACGGCGGAGATAGACATCTGATTGGAAACGGTCAGTCCTCTATTTCAACCTCGCCTGAGTGCGACGTCCAGCTTCATTACATGTACTCTGGCAAGACACTAAGTATGAAGATAGGAGTATTCTGGACCAGAATAAACAGGTTCAGGATGTTGGTCAAGAACGGTTGGCGCGCTGGATAGATATATGTGACTTTCAGACCCTTGCCCTAGTGTGCCTTTCCCCCAGGGTATCTCAGGACTGTGGGATGATGGAAAACTTGATGGAGGTCCTTTAAGACTGAAACTGAGGGCATAGGCACGCCAATACCTAAGGGTCATTCTGGCGTTGGTGCACTAGATGATGGTAGCTGGTCTCACGTAATAACAGCAAGAATAGAACGCGGATAacccttctctttctgggTCGATGACGTTCTGCACTTCTTACAGATAGGAGTACCGTGATACATATAATGACTGTACCAGTACAATTGGTAGATATGTAGTAAGGTAAGAAATAAATATAGCTATCCAGTCATATTCTGCAATTGAGCCGGAGTAAACCTGGAAGTAAAACCATTAGGACTCTGGCCCTGACGCCCGCGGGCCCGAGTACGGAATGCTCACGAGATAATGGGCATAATAACCTGGGCAAGGCCATCTTTGACAATGACATAATTAATATTTTCTTATTGCGAGGCTGAATCTAATTTCTAGCAGCAGGTCGAGGCGAGTACGGTGGAGAGGCCGTTTGATTTATAAAAAAGCTGTGGACGCCGACAGCTCAGCGTTTCTATAAGTgcatcaacagcttccaTCCCAATAGCATGTCACGCCACTATCTGCTTACTACATGTAGCTTGCTAGCAGTGCTTTCAGGCGTTGCTGCAGCACCAGGCTGTCCCACGATCAATAGCTCCTGCCGTTACCTCCCAAACGACCCCCAATGGCCCAGTACCGAACAGTGGCAACAACTAAACGACTCGGTCGGTGGCCGTCTAATTCGAGGCATTTCACTGGCTAGTCCATGCCACGGGGAAGAATATAACAACATCACATGCGGTACACTTCAGGAGAGATGGGCAAGCCCGCCTACCTAGTAAGTGATGCCTCAACGCGCCACATATGTTTGGAACAAGCCCTCCAGTCTGGTTTCCTGCTAACGACCGCTTCTAGCTTCATGGACCCCGTCAATGTGATGTCCTTATACTGGCAAAATAACAGCTGCAGCCCGTTCATGTCCAGAGACTCTCCATGCAGTCTCGGAAACATCGCTCCCTACGCGATAAACGTCTCCTCCGCGCAGGATGTAGTCGCCGGGCTAGCCTTCGCGCAGAGAAACAATATTCGTTTGTCCGTGAAGAACACAGGTCATGACTTTCTTGGACGGTCTACCGGTGCAGGGTCCCTGGCACTGTGGATGCATAATCTGAATGGGATGCAGGTGGTCAACCACACCGGTCCGGTCTATTCAGGGCCAGCGCTCAGGCTGGGCGCAGGTGTCCAAGGCTTCGAGGTCTACGAGTTCGCAGCAAGGTACGGTCTTAGAGTTACCGGCCCTTTTAATCCGACTGTCGGGGTGGTCGGTGGGTACGTCCAAGGGGGCGGGCACGGTGCGCTACAGGGTGCATATGGTCTGGCCGCCGATAATGTGCTGGAATATGAAGTCATCACTACAGGTGGACGTCATCTTGTCGTCTCGCCTTCCGAGTACGAGGACCTCTTTTGGGCGCTTAGCGGGGGTGGAGGGGGGACTTACGCGGTCGTTCTTTCGGCCACGATAAAGGCATATCAAGATGGAGTAGTCGCAGGGGCTTCGCTCTCATTCTCTGCTGGCGGCAACGAGGCCGACACAGACGCCGACGCAGAGATGGAGGCATACTGGACAGCCATCTCAGCCTGGCACACCCAACTCCTGGTCCACGACAAGACACCGAAATTGACCACTCTATTCAGCTTCACAAACACCTCTTTCAGCCTAGTTGCCGCTACGCTCCTGGATAGTCCTGCATCTGCTCTCTCTGCAGTATTAGCACCCTTCGTCCAGACCCTGGATGATTTAGGGCTGAACTACACCTACGAAACAAACACCCAGTCATCGTTCTACGACCACTTTGCACTCTACACGCCCGCCTTACCCTATGGCATCACGGTCACAAACTCGACCGTCGGTGGCCGACTGATACCCCGTCAGACGGTCGCTGAGAAGCTCCCCGAATTAGTCTCCGCACTGCGCAATATAACTTCTCACCCGAATATCCGTATCAACGGGATTGCGGCCAATATCACGCATACCCGGGTCCGGAATATACGTGCCTCAAATGCCGTGCTTCCTGCCTGGCGAGATGCGCTCTACACTCTGAATATGGATGCTTATTTTGAGCCGGGGGCGTCGACAGACATCATTCTGCGTCGTCAGGCGCTGACGAACGCAAATCAGGATCTTCTCAAACAAGTTACAAGGGACGCAGGAGGTGGCGCATATACGAATGAGGCAACCTTCGATAACCCAGATTGGAAAACGGACTATTTTGGAACTAACTACGACACGCTTTTGCAGGTCAAGGAGAAGTATGACCCGGGTCACGCGCTCTATGGAGCTGCGACGGTGGGCAGTGACTATTGGAGCATGCAAGGGGATGGGAGACTttgtgttgctgctggtgtctTTGGTACTCCTTGAACCGTTCGAGGATGATATACAACCCCGGACACTTTTCCCGGCGTGCCAGTTCTCTGTCGTGTATGGACCAGCTAGAGACAAGCCCGCGCAGACGAGTGTTGGCATCTGAGCAAACAACTGTACTATATGTGGAAGATGGTGCTAGGTACAAGTCGGACACAGTATAGCCTATTCTCTAGCAAACGTATTCAGCCTAATTTGACAGATTTTTAGCTGTGCATGCTTGCTTGATCATCGTATTTGTGGTTAGCGCAATGAGCCGGTACCAATGTCGTTGGGGTTCAATTTCCTGGACCGGGGTTCAGGGGGGTCAATCAAAAAATACGTACTGTTCGTCTGTGAGACTATGACATTGGATGACAGCATGATGAAAACAGCATAATATGACAAGACATTGAGGATTGTATAAGAAATATTAGGGCTCTGCTAGCGGCCGTCCATATATCAGAACAGGCAAAGGTGCGGCAACTTTCTCCAGCGCGATGTACTCAATGCAGGGCGAGATTGAGTGCTGGACAAAAGCAACACTTGAAAGGCTATAGCACAGCAGTATTATTATTCATTGTAGCATACCCCGCACCGTGCGAGCTGCAGATATTAACCGCGGTCCTAACCGCGTTCTTGGAG
This sequence is a window from Aspergillus nidulans FGSC A4 chromosome IV. Protein-coding genes within it:
- a CDS encoding uncharacterized protein (transcript_id=CADANIAT00000304), which translates into the protein MSRHYLLTTCSLLAVLSGVAAAPGCPTINSSCRYLPNDPQWPSTEQWQQLNDSVGGRLIRGISLASPCHGEEYNNITCGTLQERWASPPTYCSPFMSRDSPCSLGNIAPYAINVSSAQDVVAGLAFAQRNNIRLSVKNTGHDFLGRSTGAGSLALWMHNLNGMQVVNHTGPVYSGPALRLGAGVQGFEVYEFAARYGLRVTGPFNPTVGVVGGYVQGGGHGALQGAYGLAADNVLEYEVITTGGRHLVVSPSEYEDLFWALSGGGGGTYAVVLSATIKAYQDGVVAGASLSFSAGGNEADTDADAEMEAYWTAISAWHTQLLVHDKTPKLTTLFSFTNTSFSLVAATLLDSPASALSAVLAPFVQTLDDLGLNYTYETNTQSSFYDHFALYTPALPYGITVTNSTVGGRLIPRQTVAEKLPELVSALRNITSHPNIRINGIAANITHTRVRNIRASNAVLPAWRDALYTLNMDAYFEPGASTDIILRRQALTNANQDLLKQVTRDAGGGAYTNEATFDNPDWKTDYFGTNYDTLLQVKEKYDPGHALYGAATVGSDYWSMQGDGRLCVAAGVFGTP